The following coding sequences lie in one bacterium genomic window:
- the infA gene encoding translation initiation factor IF-1, whose translation MSNEAPIKLEGVVKELLPNTMFRVEVGNGHVILAHISGRMRLHFIKLLPGDKVLMEMSPYDLTKGRIIRRL comes from the coding sequence ATGTCGAATGAAGCTCCGATAAAACTGGAGGGCGTGGTCAAGGAGTTGCTGCCCAACACCATGTTCCGGGTGGAAGTGGGAAACGGGCATGTTATCCTGGCCCATATTTCCGGGAGGATGCGTTTGCACTTCATCAAGCTCCTTCCCGGGGACAAGGTCCTGATGGAGATGTCGCCCTACGATTTGACCAAAGGCAGAATCATTCGCAGGCTGTGA
- the rplV gene encoding 50S ribosomal protein L22, which produces MQAQAIAKYLKVSPSKVRPVVDQVRGLPVNQALALLAASPRRGARLIEKVILSAAANLKNQGKVSDDAIVIREIMADQGPLIPPYKYKARARGMASRIRNRTCHIKVVVGENETAAPVQ; this is translated from the coding sequence ATGCAGGCACAGGCGATAGCGAAATATCTGAAGGTTTCCCCGAGCAAGGTCCGCCCGGTCGTGGACCAGGTCCGGGGTCTGCCCGTGAACCAGGCCCTCGCTCTCCTGGCCGCCTCTCCCCGCCGCGGCGCCCGGCTCATCGAGAAAGTGATCCTCTCCGCCGCCGCCAACCTCAAGAACCAGGGCAAGGTTTCCGACGATGCCATCGTTATTAGGGAGATCATGGCCGACCAGGGGCCGCTCATCCCCCCCTACAAGTACAAAGCCCGGGCGCGGGGAATGGCTTCCCGGATCAGAAACCGCACCTGCCACATCAAGGTGGTCGTCGGCGAGAACGAGACGGCCGCGCCGGTTCAATAG
- a CDS encoding adenylate kinase: protein MGIRYIFLGPPGAGKGTAAVRLAGFLEVPHISTGDMFREEMKEGTDLGKLAEECIGKGNLVPDRVTIEIVRRRLGRTDARRGFILDGFPRTVPQAEALGGILADEGEELDGVVYFAAGREILVRRLAARRICRDCGTIYNLETMPPKRAGICDRCGGELYRRRDDMPRAVEERLREYEEKTADLAEYYRRLGLLIEIDAEVDKDETFDELKEMMSATR from the coding sequence ATGGGTATCCGCTACATATTTTTAGGTCCTCCCGGAGCCGGGAAAGGCACCGCCGCGGTCAGGCTGGCCGGTTTTCTCGAGGTTCCCCATATCTCCACCGGGGATATGTTCCGGGAAGAGATGAAGGAGGGGACCGATCTGGGGAAATTGGCCGAGGAATGTATCGGGAAGGGGAACCTGGTCCCGGACCGGGTCACCATCGAGATCGTCCGCCGCCGCCTCGGCCGGACCGACGCCCGCCGGGGCTTCATTCTCGACGGGTTTCCCCGGACCGTGCCCCAGGCCGAGGCTCTGGGGGGGATACTGGCGGACGAGGGGGAAGAGTTGGACGGGGTCGTGTACTTCGCCGCCGGTCGGGAGATCCTGGTCCGGCGCCTGGCGGCCCGCCGGATCTGCCGCGACTGCGGAACCATCTATAACCTGGAAACCATGCCCCCGAAACGCGCCGGGATCTGCGACCGGTGCGGCGGCGAACTCTATCGCCGCCGCGACGACATGCCCCGGGCGGTGGAGGAGAGGCTGCGGGAATACGAAGAGAAGACGGCCGACCTCGCCGAATACTACCGGCGGCTCGGCCTCTTGATCGAAATCGACGCCGAGGTCGATAAGGACGAGACGTTTGACGAACTGAAGGAGATGATGAGCGCCACTCGATGA
- the rpsK gene encoding 30S ribosomal protein S11 produces MAKVKKTQKKKKVARSVPVGIAHIQSTFNNTIVTITDRSGEVIAWCSSGRAGFKGSRKSTAFAASIVAEKAAADAKNAGLREVEVWVKGPGSGRESAIRSLQAQGFKITAIKDVTPLPHNGCRPPKRRRV; encoded by the coding sequence ATGGCTAAGGTAAAGAAGACGCAGAAGAAAAAGAAGGTCGCCCGCTCGGTGCCGGTCGGGATCGCGCACATCCAATCCACTTTCAACAACACCATCGTCACCATCACCGACCGGAGCGGCGAAGTCATAGCCTGGTGCTCTTCCGGCCGCGCCGGGTTCAAGGGGTCGCGCAAGAGCACGGCCTTCGCCGCCAGCATCGTGGCCGAGAAAGCCGCGGCCGACGCCAAAAACGCCGGCCTGCGCGAAGTCGAAGTCTGGGTCAAGGGGCCCGGTTCGGGCCGGGAGTCGGCCATCCGCTCCCTCCAGGCTCAGGGGTTCAAGATCACCGCGATTAAGGACGTGACCCCGTTGCCCCACAACGGCTGCCGGCCGCCCAAGCGGCGGCGCGTGTAA
- a CDS encoding type Z 30S ribosomal protein S14 codes for MAKKALIEKSRREPKFGVRRYHRCLHCGRPRGYLRKFGLCRICFRKLAGEGKIPGVTKSSW; via the coding sequence ATGGCCAAAAAAGCATTGATCGAGAAAAGCCGGCGGGAGCCGAAATTCGGAGTGCGGCGCTACCACCGCTGCCTCCATTGCGGGCGCCCGCGCGGATATCTGAGAAAATTCGGACTCTGCCGGATCTGTTTCCGCAAGCTGGCCGGAGAAGGGAAAATCCCCGGCGTGACCAAGTCGAGCTGGTAA
- the rplR gene encoding 50S ribosomal protein L18 — MKSMEKTAARKRRAERVRKKARGTAGRPRMNVYRSLKHTYVQFVDDDRGVTLGSVCTRSKAFAEKHSGSSGTVAAAQALGVLAGDLASSLGITEVVFDRAGFRYHGRIKAVAEGARSRNLKL, encoded by the coding sequence ATGAAATCCATGGAAAAAACCGCGGCTAGGAAAAGACGGGCGGAACGGGTGAGAAAAAAGGCCCGGGGAACCGCCGGCCGTCCCCGGATGAACGTCTACCGCAGTCTCAAGCACACCTATGTTCAATTCGTGGACGACGACCGCGGAGTCACCCTGGGATCCGTGTGCACCCGGTCCAAGGCCTTCGCGGAGAAGCATTCCGGCTCCTCCGGGACGGTGGCGGCGGCTCAGGCGCTGGGGGTCCTGGCCGGGGATCTGGCCTCCTCCCTGGGAATCACCGAGGTGGTGTTCGACCGCGCCGGTTTCCGCTACCACGGCCGGATCAAGGCCGTGGCCGAGGGTGCGCGTTCCCGGAACCTGAAGCTTTAG
- the map gene encoding type I methionyl aminopeptidase: MISLKSERELELMRAAGRITAEVMTAVSRRIRPGTTTEDLDRAAGELIEELGVVSAFKGYNGYPGIICISVNEEVVHGIGGKRRLREGDLVSLDIGVKYRGYYGDMAATFPVGEAPREQKRLIEVTRRALAAGIEKACPGNRLFDISAAVQAVAEGAGFTVVRDFVGHGIGLRLHEDPQIPNFGTAGTGPLLREGMVLAIEPMVNMGVGEVRILDDNWTVVTADGKPSAHFEQTVAVTAAGPEIMTVAGRRGK, translated from the coding sequence ATGATCAGCCTCAAGAGCGAAAGAGAACTCGAGCTGATGCGGGCAGCCGGACGGATAACCGCCGAAGTGATGACGGCGGTGAGCCGGCGGATCCGGCCCGGGACGACCACCGAGGATCTGGACCGCGCCGCCGGGGAGCTGATCGAGGAGTTGGGCGTGGTATCGGCTTTTAAGGGATATAACGGTTACCCCGGCATCATCTGCATCTCGGTCAACGAAGAAGTCGTTCACGGCATCGGCGGGAAACGCCGCTTGCGGGAAGGCGACCTGGTAAGTCTGGATATAGGAGTAAAATATCGGGGATATTACGGAGACATGGCCGCGACCTTTCCGGTAGGAGAGGCGCCCCGGGAACAAAAACGCCTGATCGAAGTGACCCGGAGAGCCCTGGCGGCGGGGATTGAAAAAGCTTGCCCCGGCAACCGGCTCTTTGATATATCGGCTGCGGTTCAGGCCGTCGCCGAAGGGGCCGGGTTCACGGTGGTCCGCGATTTTGTCGGCCACGGGATCGGCCTGCGGCTTCATGAAGATCCCCAGATCCCGAATTTCGGGACCGCGGGAACGGGACCGCTGCTCCGGGAAGGCATGGTCCTGGCGATAGAACCGATGGTAAACATGGGAGTAGGCGAAGTCAGAATCCTCGACGACAACTGGACGGTCGTGACCGCGGACGGGAAACCGTCGGCGCATTTCGAGCAGACGGTGGCCGTTACCGCCGCCGGGCCGGAAATCATGACCGTGGCGGGGCGGCGAGGGAAGTAA
- the rpsM gene encoding 30S ribosomal protein S13 — protein sequence MPRIIGVDVPKNKRIDVALTYIYGIGPKLSRDILARSEVPPETRAHQLTQDEISKITSEIQKGIRVEGDLRREVSGNIKRLMTIGAYRGLRHRRGLPCRGQRTHTNARTRKGPGKSVGAKRKKT from the coding sequence ATGCCCAGAATAATCGGCGTCGACGTCCCCAAAAACAAACGTATCGATGTGGCCCTGACGTATATCTACGGGATCGGCCCCAAGCTTTCGCGGGATATCCTGGCCCGTTCCGAGGTGCCCCCGGAAACCCGGGCCCATCAGCTGACCCAGGACGAGATCAGCAAGATCACCTCGGAGATCCAGAAGGGGATCAGGGTGGAGGGCGATCTCCGCCGCGAGGTCTCGGGGAACATCAAGAGGTTGATGACCATCGGCGCCTACCGGGGCTTGCGGCATCGCCGCGGTCTTCCCTGTCGCGGTCAGCGCACCCACACCAACGCCCGTACCCGCAAAGGGCCGGGAAAATCGGTGGGGGCCAAGAGGAAGAAAACCTGA
- the rplN gene encoding 50S ribosomal protein L14, which yields MIQMRTMLKVADNTGARRASCIKVISAGGKRYAQIGDLLVASIKETIPESPVKKGEVVRAVVVRTKDDIRRPDGSVLRFDENAVVIVDNQMNPRGTRVFGPVARELRDRNYLKIVSLAPEVL from the coding sequence ATGATCCAGATGCGGACAATGTTGAAGGTGGCCGACAACACCGGCGCGCGCCGGGCCAGTTGTATCAAAGTGATATCCGCGGGGGGCAAGCGGTACGCCCAGATCGGGGATCTGCTGGTGGCCTCCATCAAGGAGACGATTCCGGAGAGCCCGGTCAAAAAAGGCGAGGTCGTGCGCGCGGTGGTGGTGAGGACCAAGGACGATATCCGTCGTCCCGACGGTTCGGTTCTGCGCTTCGACGAGAACGCGGTGGTGATCGTGGACAACCAGATGAACCCGCGCGGCACCCGCGTCTTCGGTCCGGTCGCCCGGGAGCTGCGCGACCGCAATTACCTCAAGATCGTTTCCCTGGCCCCGGAGGTTCTCTGA
- the rpsQ gene encoding 30S ribosomal protein S17 → MERGHRKVRRGEVVSDAMEKTVVVKVTRTYRHPLYKKVVKRASLHKVHDENNEARRGDFVQIVETRPISKTKRWRLERVITSSVEQE, encoded by the coding sequence ATCGAGCGCGGGCACAGAAAAGTTCGCCGGGGCGAGGTGGTCAGCGACGCCATGGAGAAGACCGTGGTGGTCAAGGTGACCAGGACCTACCGGCACCCCCTTTATAAGAAGGTCGTCAAACGGGCGAGCCTGCACAAGGTTCACGACGAGAACAACGAGGCGCGCCGCGGGGATTTCGTCCAGATCGTGGAGACGCGCCCGATCTCGAAGACCAAGCGCTGGCGGTTGGAGCGGGTGATCACGTCGTCCGTCGAGCAGGAGTAA
- the secY gene encoding preprotein translocase subunit SecY, which produces MLEAFGNIVKIPELRKRILFTVGLLVVYRVGCYIPTPGIDPAALSQIFKELTDSAGGTIFGLMDIFSGGAMSKCTVFALGIMPYISASIIMQLLTAVVPFLEKMAKEGEAGRKKINQYTRYGTVVLALFQGYMISLGLQHPGQIFGSAAADVQIADPGLGFRLLAMLTLTTGTIFIMWLGEQITERGIGNGISLIITTSIISRAPAAVREAWLLFSPFNPETRTRPLGFLIIMLILLVVVVAAIILITQGQRKIPVQYAKRVVGRRVYGGQATYLPLRVNQAGVIPIIFAQAILMFPATIVQFVPALEGLSAWLQPGSVIYMALYILCIVFFAYFYTAITFNPVDMADNLRKYGGFIPGIRPGKNTAQYLDRVMSRITLSGAIFLAIIAILPTFISGRLRISFTIAQFFGGTSLLILVGVMLDTMRQVESHLLMRHYDGFMKKGKLRGRF; this is translated from the coding sequence ATGCTGGAAGCGTTCGGAAACATAGTCAAGATACCGGAGCTGCGCAAGCGGATACTCTTCACCGTCGGTCTGCTCGTGGTGTACCGGGTGGGCTGCTATATCCCCACCCCCGGAATCGATCCCGCCGCCCTCAGCCAGATCTTCAAGGAACTGACCGATTCCGCCGGGGGCACCATCTTCGGGCTCATGGACATCTTCTCCGGGGGGGCCATGTCCAAGTGCACGGTCTTCGCCCTGGGGATCATGCCCTACATCAGCGCTTCCATCATCATGCAGCTTCTGACCGCGGTCGTTCCTTTCCTGGAAAAAATGGCCAAGGAAGGAGAAGCGGGCCGCAAGAAGATCAACCAGTACACCCGCTACGGGACCGTGGTCCTCGCCCTCTTTCAGGGCTACATGATCAGTTTGGGGCTCCAGCACCCGGGGCAGATATTCGGGTCCGCCGCCGCCGACGTCCAGATCGCCGACCCCGGCCTCGGCTTCCGTCTGCTGGCCATGCTGACCCTGACCACCGGGACCATCTTCATCATGTGGCTGGGGGAACAGATCACCGAGCGCGGGATCGGCAACGGCATCTCGCTGATCATCACCACCAGCATCATCTCCCGCGCGCCGGCCGCCGTGCGCGAGGCGTGGCTGCTCTTTTCCCCCTTCAACCCCGAAACCAGGACCCGTCCCCTGGGCTTTCTGATCATCATGCTGATTCTCCTGGTGGTGGTGGTCGCCGCCATCATTCTCATCACCCAGGGCCAGCGCAAGATTCCCGTTCAGTACGCCAAGCGCGTGGTCGGGCGCCGGGTCTACGGGGGGCAGGCCACCTACCTACCCCTCCGGGTGAACCAGGCCGGCGTCATCCCCATCATCTTCGCCCAGGCCATTCTCATGTTCCCCGCCACCATCGTGCAGTTCGTTCCCGCCCTGGAGGGGCTGAGCGCGTGGCTTCAGCCCGGCAGCGTAATCTACATGGCTCTGTACATACTCTGCATAGTTTTCTTCGCCTACTTCTACACCGCCATCACCTTCAACCCGGTGGACATGGCCGACAACCTCCGCAAGTACGGAGGTTTCATCCCCGGCATCCGCCCGGGCAAAAACACGGCTCAGTACCTGGATCGGGTCATGAGCCGCATCACCCTTTCCGGCGCCATCTTTCTGGCGATTATCGCCATCCTGCCCACGTTCATCAGCGGGCGCCTGCGGATCAGCTTCACCATCGCCCAGTTCTTCGGCGGGACCAGCCTGCTCATTCTGGTCGGGGTCATGCTCGATACCATGCGCCAGGTGGAATCCCATCTGCTCATGCGCCATTACGACGGCTTCATGAAAAAAGGGAAGCTGCGGGGGCGTTTCTAG
- the rplO gene encoding 50S ribosomal protein L15, with protein MELHELKFTPGAKKSRKRKGRGPGSGWGKTAGRGEKGQKSRSGASIRPGFEGGQMPLARRLPKVGFTSPSPVRYGIVNLSTLNGFEDGTEVTPELLLEKRIVRKLYDGIKVLGRGSLERKLEVWAHCFSARAREAIEAAGGTCQVIGSRRK; from the coding sequence GTGGAATTGCATGAACTGAAATTCACTCCGGGAGCGAAGAAATCCCGCAAGCGCAAGGGGCGCGGGCCCGGGTCCGGGTGGGGGAAAACCGCCGGCCGCGGAGAGAAAGGCCAGAAGTCCCGTTCCGGAGCCTCGATCCGGCCCGGTTTCGAAGGCGGTCAGATGCCCCTGGCCCGCCGTCTGCCCAAGGTGGGGTTCACTTCCCCGTCCCCCGTTCGTTACGGCATCGTCAACCTCTCCACGCTGAACGGGTTCGAGGACGGGACCGAGGTAACCCCGGAACTGCTTTTGGAAAAGCGCATCGTCAGGAAGCTTTACGACGGAATCAAAGTCCTGGGCCGCGGCAGCCTGGAACGGAAACTCGAGGTTTGGGCTCATTGTTTCAGCGCCCGGGCCCGCGAGGCCATCGAAGCCGCGGGAGGGACGTGTCAGGTTATCGGGAGCCGGAGGAAGTAA
- the rplE gene encoding 50S ribosomal protein L5 → MARLKQYYQEEIVPRIKEKFAFTNTMRVPRVEKVVVNMGIGAGISDAKAVQAAADDLALIVGQKPVVTRARKSIAGFKLREGMPVGCRVTLRGERMYEFLDRLISVALPRIRDFRGLPVNLDGHGNYTLGLEEQIVFPEVDIDKVYRVQGMNITVVTSTESDEEAKELLSLLGMPFADRRTNV, encoded by the coding sequence ATGGCTCGGCTTAAGCAATATTACCAGGAAGAGATCGTTCCCCGGATCAAGGAGAAGTTCGCCTTCACCAACACCATGCGGGTCCCCCGCGTGGAGAAGGTGGTCGTGAACATGGGCATCGGCGCCGGCATCTCCGACGCCAAGGCGGTCCAGGCGGCCGCCGACGACCTGGCCCTGATCGTGGGGCAGAAGCCGGTGGTCACCCGCGCCCGCAAGAGCATCGCCGGGTTCAAGCTCCGGGAGGGGATGCCGGTCGGTTGCCGGGTGACCCTCCGAGGGGAGAGAATGTACGAATTTCTCGACCGCCTGATCAGCGTGGCCCTTCCGCGGATCCGCGACTTCCGGGGGCTGCCGGTCAACTTGGACGGGCACGGCAATTACACCCTGGGGCTGGAGGAGCAGATCGTTTTCCCCGAGGTGGACATCGACAAGGTCTACCGGGTCCAGGGCATGAACATCACGGTGGTGACGTCCACTGAATCGGACGAAGAGGCCAAGGAACTGCTTTCCCTGCTGGGAATGCCCTTCGCCGACCGCCGGACAAACGTATAA
- the rpsH gene encoding 30S ribosomal protein S8 — MTMTDPIADLLTRLRNANARGLETVDVPASRLKREVVRILKEESYVKDYQLIEDNRQGTIRIYMQYGPKKSRVFRNLKRISRPGCRVYVNKDEIPMVLGGMGTAVLTTAKGVVTDAQARHAGVGGEVLCYIW, encoded by the coding sequence ATGACCATGACCGACCCCATCGCGGACCTGCTGACCCGGCTCCGGAACGCCAACGCCCGGGGGCTGGAGACCGTGGATGTCCCGGCCTCCCGCCTGAAGCGGGAAGTCGTCAGGATTCTCAAGGAAGAGTCCTATGTCAAGGACTATCAGTTGATCGAGGACAACCGCCAGGGGACGATCAGGATCTATATGCAGTACGGCCCCAAGAAAAGCCGGGTTTTCCGCAACCTCAAGCGCATCAGTCGGCCCGGATGCCGGGTGTACGTGAACAAGGACGAGATCCCCATGGTTCTGGGAGGGATGGGCACGGCCGTTCTCACCACCGCCAAGGGAGTCGTCACCGACGCCCAGGCCCGCCACGCCGGGGTCGGGGGCGAGGTTCTCTGTTATATCTGGTAA
- the rplF gene encoding 50S ribosomal protein L6: protein MSRVGNAPIEVPEKVSVEIAGNRVTVKGPKGEMSVSLPPVITVEQEGRKLVVKRHAEHKQARSYHGLYARLLANFIIGVSAGFQKKLEVIGVGYRVQLEGPKLVMQIGFSHPVVIDPPQGIKFEVDGNQKIIVSGCDKQVVGETAARIRRCRPPEPYKGKGIRYEGEWVRRKAGKALA from the coding sequence ATGTCACGAGTAGGGAACGCGCCAATCGAAGTGCCGGAGAAGGTCTCCGTGGAGATCGCCGGCAACCGGGTGACGGTCAAGGGCCCCAAGGGGGAAATGAGCGTCTCCCTGCCCCCGGTCATCACCGTCGAACAGGAAGGCCGCAAGCTTGTGGTGAAACGCCATGCCGAGCATAAACAGGCCCGCTCCTACCACGGTCTTTACGCGCGCCTGCTCGCCAATTTCATCATCGGGGTCAGCGCCGGGTTCCAGAAGAAGCTGGAGGTGATCGGGGTCGGGTACCGGGTTCAGCTCGAGGGCCCGAAGCTGGTGATGCAGATCGGGTTCTCCCACCCGGTGGTGATCGATCCGCCGCAGGGGATCAAGTTCGAAGTCGACGGGAATCAGAAGATTATCGTTTCCGGCTGCGACAAGCAGGTGGTGGGGGAGACCGCCGCCCGGATCCGCCGCTGCCGTCCGCCCGAACCCTATAAGGGGAAGGGCATCCGTTACGAGGGCGAGTGGGTCAGAAGGAAGGCCGGGAAAGCCCTGGCGTAG
- the rpsS gene encoding 30S ribosomal protein S19 has protein sequence MSRSIKKGPYIDPKLLKKVQKIRAGEGKPIKTWSRRSTIVPEFIGHTFTVHNGRKFVPVFVTENMVGHKLGEFSPTRKFSGHSGPKAKAAAAAK, from the coding sequence ATGTCTCGTTCGATTAAAAAGGGTCCCTACATCGACCCCAAACTCCTGAAGAAAGTCCAGAAAATCAGGGCCGGGGAAGGCAAACCGATCAAAACCTGGTCCCGACGGTCCACGATCGTCCCCGAGTTCATCGGCCACACCTTCACCGTGCATAACGGGCGCAAGTTCGTTCCCGTGTTCGTCACCGAGAACATGGTCGGCCATAAACTGGGAGAATTTTCCCCCACCCGCAAATTCAGCGGCCATTCCGGGCCCAAGGCCAAAGCCGCCGCCGCGGCGAAGTAA
- the rplP gene encoding 50S ribosomal protein L16, which yields MALMPRKIKHRKTQRRKIPRRSTRGNTLEFGEYGLQALAGAWLTANQIESVRVSVTRHIKRKGKVWIRVFPHKPVTKKPPETRQGKGKGNPEFWVAVVRPGHMLFEMSGVTESLAREAMRLGAFKLPFPCRFVIRTSQK from the coding sequence ATGGCCTTGATGCCTAGAAAGATCAAGCACCGTAAAACCCAGCGGAGAAAGATTCCGCGGCGGTCGACGCGGGGCAACACGCTGGAGTTCGGAGAATACGGGCTCCAGGCCCTCGCCGGAGCTTGGCTGACGGCCAATCAGATCGAGTCGGTCCGGGTGTCGGTGACCCGGCATATCAAGAGAAAGGGCAAGGTCTGGATCCGGGTATTCCCCCATAAGCCCGTGACCAAGAAACCCCCCGAGACCCGGCAGGGAAAAGGGAAGGGGAACCCCGAGTTCTGGGTGGCCGTGGTCAGGCCGGGGCATATGCTCTTCGAGATGTCGGGCGTGACCGAATCCCTGGCCCGGGAAGCCATGCGCCTGGGCGCCTTCAAGCTGCCCTTCCCCTGCCGTTTCGTCATCAGAACCTCTCAGAAGTAA
- the rplX gene encoding 50S ribosomal protein L24, whose translation MKTRIKKDDTVIVIAGKERFSGKTGKVLRIVPGGERILVQGVNMIKRHVRPSQKNPQGGSVEKEAPLAVSNVQIYCSRCKRGTRIGIKALNDGKKIRICRRCGETLD comes from the coding sequence ATGAAGACCAGGATCAAGAAAGACGACACGGTTATCGTAATCGCGGGGAAGGAACGGTTCTCCGGTAAGACCGGGAAAGTCCTCCGGATCGTTCCGGGGGGGGAACGCATCCTGGTGCAGGGCGTGAACATGATCAAGCGCCACGTGCGTCCTTCGCAGAAGAACCCCCAGGGCGGCTCGGTGGAAAAAGAGGCCCCCCTGGCCGTTTCCAACGTCCAGATCTACTGTTCCCGCTGCAAGCGGGGAACCAGGATCGGAATCAAGGCGCTCAATGACGGAAAGAAAATCAGGATCTGCCGCCGGTGCGGCGAGACCCTGGATTGA
- the rpmC gene encoding 50S ribosomal protein L29: MKAKQIRQLTSEERGQKLHELREELFKLRFQAGSGQLEKTARIGEVKRDIARFLTIEKEEKK; this comes from the coding sequence ATGAAAGCCAAACAGATCAGACAATTGACCTCCGAAGAACGCGGGCAGAAGCTGCACGAACTGCGCGAGGAACTGTTCAAGTTGCGTTTTCAGGCTGGGAGCGGGCAGCTGGAGAAAACGGCCCGGATCGGAGAGGTCAAACGGGATATCGCCCGTTTCCTGACCATCGAGAAAGAGGAAAAGAAATGA
- the rpmJ gene encoding 50S ribosomal protein L36: MKVKPSVKRICERCKIVKRKGVVRVLCSNPRHKQRQG; this comes from the coding sequence ATGAAGGTAAAGCCGTCGGTAAAAAGAATTTGTGAGCGTTGCAAGATCGTCAAGCGCAAGGGAGTAGTCCGCGTTCTCTGCTCCAATCCCCGCCATAAACAGAGGCAGGGCTGA
- the rpsC gene encoding 30S ribosomal protein S3, which produces MGQKVNPIGFRIGYNRTWDSQWYADKKTFPEFLLEDAKIRRYIKDKYSNTGIPRIEISRRTPEKVRVTVHTARPGLVVGRRGSEIDRIRGELRDLINREVVIDVKEVKVPELSAQLVAENIARQLERRISFRRAMKRTIQDSLARGAGGIKIQVSGRLGGAEMSRTQVYKVGKIPLQTMRAVIDYGFAEARTTYGAIGVKVWIYKGEQLSVGEDVTNGLDA; this is translated from the coding sequence ATGGGACAAAAAGTCAATCCTATCGGTTTCAGAATCGGGTACAACCGCACCTGGGATTCCCAATGGTACGCGGACAAAAAGACATTTCCCGAATTCCTGCTCGAGGACGCCAAGATCCGCCGCTATATCAAGGACAAATATTCCAATACCGGCATTCCCCGGATCGAGATTTCGCGGCGGACTCCGGAAAAAGTGCGCGTTACCGTGCACACCGCCCGTCCGGGTCTGGTGGTGGGACGCCGCGGTTCCGAGATCGACCGGATTCGCGGGGAACTTCGGGACCTGATCAACCGCGAGGTCGTGATCGACGTCAAGGAGGTCAAGGTTCCCGAACTTTCGGCCCAGCTCGTCGCCGAGAACATCGCCCGTCAGCTCGAACGCCGGATCTCCTTCCGCCGGGCCATGAAGCGCACGATCCAGGATTCGCTGGCCCGGGGGGCGGGGGGGATCAAGATTCAGGTTTCGGGGCGCTTGGGCGGCGCCGAGATGAGCCGCACCCAGGTTTACAAGGTGGGAAAAATCCCCCTGCAGACCATGCGGGCCGTCATCGATTACGGTTTCGCCGAAGCTCGGACCACCTACGGCGCCATCGGGGTCAAGGTCTGGATCTACAAGGGAGAGCAACTTTCCGTCGGGGAGGACGTGACCAATGGCCTTGATGCCTAG